The Solibacillus sp. FSL R7-0682 genome includes a window with the following:
- a CDS encoding ABC transporter ATP-binding protein, which translates to MKKKVLEVNDLRINFKTYAGVVQAVRGVSFELFEGETLAIVGESGSGKSVTSNALMKLIPQPPGIYAGGEINFNGRNIIPLTEKEMMNIRGNDIAMIFQDPMTALNPTMRIGKQITEVILKHKKVTSREEAKARAIELLDQVGIPFPEKRYKAYPHELSGGMRQRVVIAIALAAEPKLLIADEPTTALDVTIQAQILELMKEIQKKSNTSIIFITHDLGVVANVADRVAVMYAGQIVEYGTVEDIFYNPKHPYTWGLLGSMPDLNNSTDELLMAIPGSPPNLIDPPKGDAFAPRNEFAMKIDFEMEPPMFQVSETHFAKTWLLHPDAPKMPLPDAVARRIDGYQQEGK; encoded by the coding sequence ATGAAGAAAAAAGTATTAGAAGTAAACGACTTACGTATCAATTTCAAAACGTACGCTGGTGTGGTACAAGCCGTACGAGGTGTAAGCTTTGAATTATTCGAGGGTGAAACATTAGCTATCGTTGGCGAATCTGGTTCTGGTAAATCAGTAACAAGTAATGCCCTAATGAAATTAATCCCACAGCCACCAGGTATTTATGCTGGCGGAGAAATTAATTTCAATGGACGTAACATTATTCCATTAACAGAAAAAGAAATGATGAACATCCGCGGGAATGATATTGCAATGATTTTCCAAGATCCGATGACTGCTTTAAACCCGACGATGCGTATTGGTAAGCAAATTACGGAAGTTATATTAAAGCATAAAAAAGTAACATCACGTGAAGAAGCAAAAGCTCGTGCAATAGAGCTACTGGATCAAGTAGGGATTCCCTTCCCTGAAAAACGTTACAAAGCATATCCTCATGAATTATCAGGTGGTATGCGTCAGCGTGTCGTAATCGCTATCGCCCTTGCAGCTGAACCAAAGCTGTTAATCGCAGATGAGCCAACGACTGCACTAGATGTAACGATTCAAGCACAAATTTTAGAATTAATGAAAGAAATTCAAAAGAAATCAAATACGTCTATCATTTTTATTACCCACGACTTAGGTGTCGTTGCAAACGTAGCTGACCGTGTAGCAGTAATGTATGCAGGGCAAATTGTTGAGTACGGTACAGTAGAGGATATTTTCTACAATCCAAAACACCCATACACTTGGGGCTTACTAGGTTCAATGCCGGACTTAAACAACTCTACGGATGAATTATTAATGGCAATTCCTGGTTCACCACCAAACTTAATCGACCCACCAAAGGGCGATGCGTTTGCACCACGTAATGAATTTGCGATGAAAATTGACTTTGAGATGGAACCACCAATGTTCCAAGTTTCCGAAACACATTTCGCAAAAACGTGGTTACTGCATCCTGATGCACCAAAAATGCCACTTCCTGATGCGGTAGCTCGCCGTATTGATGGCTATCAACAGGAGGGCAAATAG
- a CDS encoding ABC transporter permease yields MLKFIIKRLLYIVLAMYLIITATFFLMQLAPGSPFTSERELPPAIEEQLNAKYGLDNPWYIQYKDYLVDTLTFDFGESMKYKGRSTNDIIAESFPVSLALGLEAMILAIGLGVLLGVVSALYHNKFPDYAATIIAVLGISVPSFILAGLFQYYLSFKVGWFPVSGWKGFSYTILPALAIAVTHAGFIAKLTRSSMLEQNNSEYVKLARAKGLGKWTIVFKHSLRNALLPVVTYLGPLFAGVITGSFVIEQIFAVPGLGRHFVTSITNRDYTVIMGTTVFYSLILLVAVLIVDILYSVIDPRIKLKGAKK; encoded by the coding sequence TTGCTAAAATTCATTATTAAACGATTACTATATATCGTTCTTGCAATGTACTTAATTATTACAGCGACATTCTTCTTAATGCAGCTAGCACCAGGTAGTCCGTTTACAAGTGAACGCGAATTACCTCCTGCAATTGAAGAACAATTAAACGCAAAATATGGCCTAGATAATCCTTGGTATATTCAGTACAAAGATTATTTAGTCGATACACTTACTTTTGACTTTGGTGAATCAATGAAGTATAAAGGGCGCTCGACAAATGACATTATCGCTGAGAGTTTCCCTGTTTCACTTGCGTTAGGTTTAGAGGCAATGATATTAGCCATCGGTCTTGGGGTATTACTAGGGGTTGTTTCTGCTCTATATCACAACAAATTCCCCGACTATGCAGCTACTATAATTGCCGTTTTAGGGATTTCGGTTCCTTCATTTATTTTAGCTGGTTTATTTCAGTATTATTTATCGTTCAAGGTGGGCTGGTTCCCTGTAAGTGGTTGGAAAGGCTTCAGCTACACAATTCTCCCTGCACTAGCAATCGCTGTAACACATGCTGGTTTCATTGCGAAGCTTACGCGTTCTAGTATGCTAGAGCAAAATAATAGTGAATATGTAAAGCTAGCTCGTGCAAAAGGTCTTGGTAAATGGACAATCGTGTTCAAGCACTCATTACGTAATGCATTATTACCAGTAGTTACGTATTTAGGTCCTCTTTTTGCAGGGGTTATTACAGGTAGTTTCGTAATCGAACAAATCTTTGCTGTTCCTGGACTTGGTCGTCACTTCGTAACAAGTATTACGAACCGTGACTATACAGTTATTATGGGTACAACAGTATTCTATTCATTAATTTTATTAGTAGCTGTATTAATTGTAGATATTTTATACAGCGTGATTGATCCACGTATTAAATTGAAAGGAGCGAAAAAATAA
- a CDS encoding ABC transporter ATP-binding protein → MSKKILEVKGLKQHFGSAKQPIKAIDGISFDVYEGETLGLVGESGCGKSTTGRSIIRLYDITEGQIMFKGKNISEMKSRKELMQFNKEMQMIFQDPYASLNPRMTAGELIAEGFEIHGLYKNKKERQARVGELLEAVGLTREHANRYAHEFSGGQRQRIGIARALSLDPSFIIADEPISALDVSIQAQVVNLLKQLQKERGLTYLFIAHDLSMVKYISDRIAVMYRGKILELGSADEIYNNPIHPYTKSLLSAVPQPNPEYEKSRVRIPYKHVDHDPAAEVIEARPNHFVFGTKAQVAEWVK, encoded by the coding sequence ATGTCTAAGAAAATTTTAGAAGTTAAAGGCTTAAAGCAACACTTCGGTTCTGCAAAACAGCCGATTAAAGCAATTGATGGTATTTCCTTCGATGTTTATGAAGGTGAAACATTAGGTTTAGTTGGAGAATCTGGTTGTGGTAAATCGACAACTGGTCGTTCAATTATCCGTCTTTACGATATTACTGAAGGACAAATTATGTTCAAAGGTAAAAACATCTCAGAAATGAAATCACGTAAAGAATTAATGCAATTCAATAAAGAAATGCAGATGATTTTCCAGGATCCATACGCATCGTTGAATCCACGTATGACAGCTGGTGAATTAATTGCAGAAGGCTTTGAAATTCATGGTCTATACAAAAATAAAAAAGAACGCCAAGCACGCGTTGGCGAATTATTAGAAGCAGTTGGTTTAACACGTGAACATGCAAATCGTTATGCCCACGAGTTTTCTGGTGGTCAACGTCAACGTATCGGTATTGCACGTGCACTTAGCTTAGATCCAAGCTTCATCATTGCCGATGAGCCGATTTCAGCTCTTGACGTATCGATACAAGCACAGGTTGTTAACTTATTAAAACAACTTCAAAAAGAACGTGGCTTAACTTATTTATTCATTGCCCATGACTTATCGATGGTAAAATACATTTCTGACCGTATCGCAGTAATGTATCGAGGTAAGATTTTAGAACTTGGTTCTGCAGATGAGATTTATAACAATCCAATCCACCCATATACGAAATCATTACTATCAGCTGTTCCTCAGCCAAACCCTGAGTATGAGAAAAGTCGTGTACGTATCCCATACAAGCACGTGGATCATGACCCAGCTGCGGAAGTAATTGAAGCTCGTCCTAACCACTTCGTCTTTGGTACAAAAGCGCAAGTAGCGGAATGGGTTAAATAA
- a CDS encoding ABC transporter permease, with protein MAQNEQQVPKVSPEMFEVVGRSNNTDQLSKKQVSYWKEVFYRFSHNKLAVIGSILLVIITLMAIFVPVFSSYTYDQNVGLYNSAPSGTFWFGTDDLARDLFVRAWEGARISLFIGITAAVIDLIIGVLWGSIAGLSGGRVDNIMMRIADVLTAIPYLLVVIILLVIMEPGLVPMIIALSITGWVNMARIVRSEVLKIKNQEYVLAARTLGANQWHIIKRHLIPNAMGAILVTMTMTIPSAIFTESFLSYLGLGVQAPIASWGTMASEGFKALQSAPWRLLFPAALISITIFAFNAVGDGLRDALDPKLRK; from the coding sequence ATGGCTCAAAACGAACAACAAGTTCCAAAAGTATCACCGGAAATGTTTGAAGTTGTCGGTCGCTCGAACAATACAGACCAACTTTCAAAAAAACAAGTGTCTTATTGGAAAGAAGTGTTTTATCGCTTCTCTCATAATAAATTAGCTGTTATTGGCTCGATTTTATTAGTCATTATTACGTTAATGGCGATTTTCGTTCCAGTGTTTTCTTCTTATACGTATGATCAAAACGTTGGCTTATATAACTCTGCTCCATCTGGTACTTTTTGGTTTGGTACAGATGACCTTGCGCGTGACCTATTTGTACGTGCATGGGAAGGTGCTCGAATTTCATTATTCATCGGTATTACGGCTGCAGTTATCGATTTAATTATCGGTGTACTTTGGGGTAGTATCGCAGGTCTTTCAGGCGGACGTGTTGATAACATCATGATGCGTATCGCTGACGTATTAACTGCTATTCCTTACTTATTAGTAGTTATTATTTTATTAGTTATCATGGAGCCAGGTTTAGTTCCAATGATTATTGCCCTTTCGATTACAGGTTGGGTAAACATGGCACGTATCGTACGAAGTGAAGTACTAAAAATTAAAAACCAAGAGTATGTTTTAGCCGCTCGTACGCTAGGTGCCAACCAATGGCATATTATCAAGCGTCACCTTATTCCAAATGCAATGGGTGCGATTTTAGTAACGATGACAATGACAATTCCAAGTGCAATCTTCACAGAGAGTTTCTTAAGTTACTTAGGTTTAGGGGTTCAAGCTCCTATCGCCAGCTGGGGAACGATGGCCTCTGAAGGTTTCAAAGCACTTCAATCTGCTCCATGGCGACTGCTGTTCCCGGCAGCTTTAATATCGATTACGATCTTCGCCTTTAACGCAGTTGGAGACGGCTTACGTGACGCACTTGATCCGAAATTACGAAAATAA
- the pruA gene encoding L-glutamate gamma-semialdehyde dehydrogenase — protein MINYKHEPFTDFSVEANKQAYLEALAKVESQLGAEYPLIIGGERIRTEDKIVSYNPAKKTEVIGSVSKASKELAEKAMQEADKAFQSWKKVKPEVRADVLFKAATIIRRRKHEFSAWLTKEAGKPWNEADADTAEAIDFLEYYGRQMLEMKNGRKVESRPNEYNRYDYIPLGIGIVISPWNFPFAIMAGTTVAAVVTGNTVLLKPASTTPVVAYKFIEVLEEAGLPAGVVNFVPGSGAEVGDYLVDHPKTRFISFTGSRDVGLRINERAAKLSEGQIWIKRVIAEMGGKDTIVVDKEADLELAAQSIVKSAFGFSGQKCSACSRVVIVKDVYDQVVNRVEELTKALTIGDPSDNANFMATVIDAAAFKKITEYIEIGKTEGRLVAGGTADDSVGFFVNPTVFADVSPTSRIMQEEIFGPVVGITKAENFEEAIAIANNTEYGLTGAVITSNRMNQEYAREEFHVGNLYFNRGCTGAIVGYQPFGGFNMSGTDSKAGGPDYLTLHMQAKTTSEAF, from the coding sequence ATGATTAACTACAAACATGAACCATTTACAGATTTTTCGGTAGAAGCAAATAAACAGGCATATTTAGAAGCACTAGCAAAAGTTGAGTCACAATTAGGTGCGGAATACCCATTAATTATTGGTGGAGAGCGCATCAGAACAGAAGATAAAATCGTATCGTACAATCCAGCAAAGAAGACAGAAGTAATTGGTTCTGTATCAAAGGCTTCCAAGGAACTTGCTGAAAAGGCAATGCAAGAAGCGGATAAAGCATTCCAATCATGGAAAAAGGTAAAGCCTGAAGTTCGCGCAGATGTATTATTCAAGGCAGCTACAATTATTCGTAGACGCAAGCATGAATTTTCAGCTTGGCTAACGAAAGAGGCAGGTAAGCCTTGGAATGAGGCAGATGCTGATACTGCAGAAGCAATCGACTTTTTAGAATATTATGGTCGTCAAATGTTAGAAATGAAGAATGGTCGTAAAGTAGAAAGCCGTCCAAATGAATATAACCGTTATGATTATATTCCACTTGGTATCGGTATCGTAATTTCACCATGGAACTTCCCATTTGCTATTATGGCGGGTACTACGGTAGCAGCCGTAGTTACAGGAAACACAGTTCTTTTAAAACCAGCATCTACTACACCAGTTGTTGCTTATAAATTTATTGAGGTACTTGAAGAAGCTGGTTTACCAGCAGGTGTTGTAAACTTTGTACCTGGTAGTGGAGCAGAGGTAGGGGACTATTTAGTAGACCACCCGAAAACACGCTTCATCAGCTTCACAGGTTCTCGTGATGTCGGCTTACGTATTAATGAGCGTGCAGCGAAATTAAGCGAAGGTCAAATTTGGATTAAACGTGTCATTGCAGAAATGGGCGGTAAGGATACAATCGTTGTTGATAAAGAAGCAGATTTAGAACTAGCGGCACAATCTATTGTAAAATCAGCATTCGGTTTCTCGGGTCAAAAATGTTCAGCGTGTTCACGAGTAGTGATTGTGAAAGACGTTTATGATCAAGTTGTGAACCGTGTGGAAGAGTTAACAAAAGCACTAACAATAGGTGATCCGTCAGATAATGCTAACTTCATGGCAACAGTTATCGATGCAGCAGCGTTTAAGAAAATTACGGAGTATATTGAAATTGGGAAAACAGAAGGTCGCCTAGTAGCAGGTGGTACGGCAGATGATTCAGTCGGATTCTTTGTAAACCCAACTGTATTTGCTGATGTTTCACCAACTTCTCGTATTATGCAAGAAGAGATTTTCGGACCTGTAGTTGGTATTACGAAGGCTGAAAATTTTGAAGAAGCAATCGCGATTGCAAATAACACGGAGTATGGTTTAACAGGTGCAGTCATTACATCAAATCGTATGAACCAAGAGTATGCGCGTGAAGAATTCCATGTTGGGAATTTATACTTTAACCGAGGCTGTACAGGGGCGATTGTTGGCTATCAACCATTCGGCGGCTTCAACATGTCAGGTACAGATTCAAAAGCAGGCGGTCCAGACTATTTAACATTACACATGCAAGCAAAAACAACTTCAGAAGCGTTCTAA